From Butyricimonas paravirosa, one genomic window encodes:
- a CDS encoding ABC transporter ATP-binding protein, which yields MENPVVKVEHLYHRYSTQWAIEDINLEIEGAGVVGLLGSNGAGKSTTMNIICGVLKQTKGKVYINGVDTLKNPEVARGYIGFLPQKPPLYPDLTVNEYLNFCAEIHWMERKSIKAAVKRVEERCGVYHMKDRLLRNLSGGYQQRVGIAQAILHDPKFVVLDEPTNGLDPNQILEVRQLIQNIAEDRTVLLSTHILSEVQAACSSIKMIEHGHVVFSGTVEEFDNYIEPNTVYARFDLPPTIDELVALPGIRRAEFSDDHGVRLSYDGDRDTIKNMIRESVSRGWEMTEVKTEKTSMEAIFAKLSGK from the coding sequence ATGGAAAATCCAGTTGTAAAAGTAGAACATTTATATCATCGTTATTCGACACAATGGGCGATTGAAGATATTAATCTTGAAATTGAGGGTGCGGGAGTTGTCGGTTTGTTGGGATCTAACGGAGCGGGGAAATCAACAACGATGAACATTATTTGTGGTGTGTTGAAACAGACAAAAGGTAAAGTGTATATTAATGGCGTGGACACGTTAAAAAATCCGGAAGTAGCACGTGGGTATATTGGTTTCTTACCACAAAAACCCCCTTTGTATCCGGACTTAACGGTAAACGAGTATTTAAACTTTTGTGCGGAAATCCACTGGATGGAGCGTAAAAGCATTAAGGCCGCTGTTAAAAGAGTGGAAGAACGTTGTGGCGTTTACCACATGAAAGATAGGTTGTTACGTAACCTTTCCGGGGGATACCAGCAGCGGGTTGGTATTGCACAAGCCATTTTACATGATCCGAAATTTGTGGTATTGGATGAACCGACGAATGGATTGGATCCGAATCAGATACTAGAGGTTCGTCAGTTAATCCAGAATATAGCAGAGGATCGTACCGTGTTGCTTTCGACTCATATTCTGTCCGAGGTGCAAGCTGCTTGTTCATCTATTAAAATGATCGAACATGGGCATGTTGTTTTTTCTGGGACCGTGGAGGAGTTTGATAATTATATCGAACCTAATACCGTTTACGCGAGATTTGATCTTCCCCCGACGATTGATGAGTTAGTTGCTCTTCCCGGGATAAGAAGAGCCGAATTCTCGGATGACCACGGGGTGCGTTTATCATATGATGGAGACCGCGATACGATTAAAAATATGATTCGGGAGAGTGTGTCTAGAGGTTGGGAGATGACGGAAGTTAAAACAGAAAAAACTTCAATGGAAGCGATATTTGCAAAATTGTCAGGAAAGTAA
- a CDS encoding SusC/RagA family TonB-linked outer membrane protein, producing the protein MKKTRFVQRFFYLFSCLIVWSGMTVSAQEQERRFDLKMQDAELSQVIERLREISDQTFAFHLDDLKPYVGMSFDLKQKTITEILNECLKKTDLAWRRVDDTIIIYKQATKSGMSTVVIKGFIRDKEKNPIIGATIQLVGTTVGMASDVNGWFAIELPVLKGTLEFSFVGYKNKQVHFTEKTDTLHVVLEEDIEALEEVVVTGYQVIKEKGMAGAYAKVKAEDLIMTGNETVEQMLQGKLPGVMVTNTSGLTGTRQKVRVRGTSTLVGNADPVWVVDGIIQEDNLPFEASALAAISDDNLDMMKDFIGGAISWLNPNDIEDITVLKDASATAIYGVKAANGVILITTKKGERGRMSVNYSGNFSLSSRLNYDKMEIMNSKERVELSREAFERGARISDETVGYTGLALAYARREISLDEFHAGVKKLETVNTDWFDILYRTPFSQSHSVSFSGGDDRTTYRASFGYRNQQNTAKGNGQVGYTGNLNLSAIFWNKLTINGSLSGSHTETEAFASGVDPYSYAINTSRVIACYDGDDLFYYDKNGYNYNILNELSNSGNENTAKSLNLNLSARWLLTESLTLSATLGGATSSSFGKTWFAEQSHNISSIRGYEYGEYSVLDDEYKQSPLPYGGMLTVTESRNFNYTARLQAEYVKLFNGVHSVNFVAGLETRSNKYDGFSQTNWGYMPDRGESFTDVPLNYGINSNIENKKYARTVPKVTNQIANYVSYYVTGSYMYDNRYSINLSLRGDASNRFGDSGKFQTVWSAGLRWNVTDEPWMQNQNLVNNLSFTASFGYQGNVIENISPDFIAKIEAIDSNTGEYVMSWSQLPNPDLKPEKTLSVNLGANFALFKSKLNGTFNWYYKKTTDVITQAKVPYENGTTSMNLNDGHVKNEGWDLTLSVVPVRTKDFMWSLGTSFSGNNNKVNSNLETNGSWENAVSGALNKEGYPVGSFWAFKFAGLNPNNGAPQFDFSRANTTTAEKDASEYMVYMGTREPTFTLGINMVFRWKRFSFPLNFYISRGNYEFLDSPYENGYMMLSEYQNASTQLKDRWRKPGDEKYTDIPSIPVGDNCRPLRPFVNSDDTIYPLEAWAYSNVRVVNAWYIRFNDFQFSYNLPDKWIKGFAKSVTLSFSATNPLQIKSKDFKGRDPEVALGQQPRSQDFSLGVKLSF; encoded by the coding sequence ATGAAAAAAACGCGATTTGTTCAAAGGTTTTTCTACCTATTTTCTTGCCTTATTGTCTGGTCAGGAATGACGGTGAGTGCACAGGAGCAGGAACGGCGATTTGACTTGAAGATGCAAGATGCGGAATTAAGTCAGGTTATTGAGAGGTTACGTGAAATAAGTGATCAGACTTTTGCCTTTCATCTTGATGATTTGAAGCCGTATGTCGGGATGAGTTTTGACTTGAAGCAAAAAACGATCACGGAGATTCTGAATGAATGTTTGAAAAAGACAGATTTAGCTTGGCGTCGAGTAGATGATACGATTATTATCTATAAACAGGCAACTAAGTCTGGTATGAGCACTGTCGTTATCAAGGGATTTATTCGAGATAAGGAGAAGAATCCGATTATCGGGGCAACGATCCAGTTGGTTGGAACAACCGTGGGAATGGCTTCTGATGTGAATGGATGGTTTGCAATCGAATTGCCGGTATTGAAAGGAACATTAGAATTTTCCTTTGTAGGATACAAGAACAAACAGGTTCACTTCACGGAAAAAACGGATACACTCCATGTGGTATTGGAAGAAGATATCGAGGCTTTGGAAGAAGTTGTGGTAACCGGTTATCAGGTAATAAAGGAAAAAGGGATGGCCGGGGCTTACGCGAAGGTGAAAGCGGAGGATTTAATCATGACGGGGAATGAAACGGTGGAGCAGATGTTGCAGGGAAAGTTACCGGGTGTAATGGTTACCAACACGAGTGGGTTGACAGGAACCCGTCAGAAAGTACGAGTGCGTGGAACTTCTACATTGGTGGGTAATGCCGATCCGGTATGGGTAGTGGATGGTATTATTCAGGAAGATAACCTACCTTTTGAGGCGAGTGCTTTGGCCGCGATTAGCGATGATAATTTGGATATGATGAAAGATTTTATCGGGGGAGCGATATCGTGGTTGAATCCCAATGATATTGAGGATATTACCGTGCTGAAAGATGCTTCTGCAACTGCGATCTATGGAGTAAAGGCTGCGAATGGTGTTATTTTGATTACCACGAAGAAGGGAGAAAGAGGACGGATGTCGGTGAATTATTCCGGAAATTTTTCTTTGAGTTCTCGTTTGAACTATGATAAGATGGAGATCATGAATTCAAAAGAGCGGGTGGAACTTTCCCGTGAGGCTTTTGAGCGGGGAGCAAGAATTTCGGATGAAACTGTTGGATATACGGGGCTGGCTTTGGCGTATGCACGTCGGGAAATTAGCCTGGATGAATTTCATGCAGGAGTAAAAAAGTTGGAAACCGTAAATACGGATTGGTTTGATATTCTTTACCGGACCCCTTTTTCTCAATCCCATTCTGTAAGTTTTTCGGGTGGAGATGATCGGACGACTTACCGGGCTTCTTTCGGGTATCGTAATCAACAGAATACAGCCAAAGGAAATGGACAAGTTGGATATACGGGAAATTTGAATTTGAGTGCTATATTTTGGAATAAACTCACCATCAATGGTTCTTTGTCCGGTAGTCATACGGAAACAGAGGCTTTTGCTTCTGGGGTGGATCCGTATTCTTATGCGATTAACACGAGTCGGGTGATAGCCTGTTATGATGGGGATGATTTATTTTACTATGACAAAAATGGGTATAATTACAATATATTGAACGAATTGTCAAATTCAGGAAACGAGAATACGGCAAAAAGCTTGAACTTGAATTTGAGTGCCCGATGGTTGCTGACCGAGAGTTTAACCTTATCGGCTACTTTAGGAGGGGCTACGAGTTCCTCTTTTGGGAAGACTTGGTTCGCCGAGCAGTCTCATAATATTTCATCCATTCGTGGGTATGAATATGGAGAATATAGTGTTTTGGATGACGAGTATAAACAATCTCCCCTTCCTTACGGAGGTATGCTAACGGTTACGGAAAGTCGTAATTTTAATTATACCGCCAGATTACAAGCCGAGTACGTGAAATTATTCAATGGAGTTCATTCCGTTAATTTCGTGGCCGGTTTGGAGACTCGGAGTAATAAATATGACGGATTTTCGCAAACGAACTGGGGATATATGCCTGATCGTGGAGAGAGTTTCACGGATGTACCTTTAAATTACGGGATTAATTCTAATATCGAGAATAAAAAGTATGCCCGGACTGTTCCTAAAGTGACGAATCAAATAGCGAACTACGTGTCGTATTATGTCACGGGTAGCTATATGTATGATAACCGTTATTCAATAAACCTTTCACTCCGTGGGGATGCTTCCAATCGTTTTGGAGACTCCGGAAAATTCCAGACGGTGTGGTCAGCCGGACTTCGTTGGAACGTGACGGATGAACCTTGGATGCAAAATCAGAATTTAGTGAATAATCTTTCATTCACGGCAAGTTTCGGTTATCAAGGAAACGTAATTGAGAACATCAGTCCGGACTTTATAGCTAAAATTGAAGCTATCGACTCGAATACGGGAGAATATGTCATGAGTTGGAGTCAGCTTCCTAATCCTGATTTAAAGCCAGAGAAAACGTTATCCGTGAATTTGGGTGCTAATTTCGCTTTGTTTAAGAGTAAATTGAATGGTACATTTAACTGGTATTATAAGAAAACGACAGATGTCATCACGCAAGCGAAAGTTCCTTATGAAAACGGAACGACGAGTATGAATTTGAATGATGGTCACGTGAAGAATGAGGGATGGGATTTGACGTTGAGCGTGGTGCCTGTTCGTACGAAAGATTTTATGTGGAGTTTGGGAACCAGTTTTTCAGGAAATAATAATAAGGTAAACTCTAATTTGGAAACCAATGGCTCTTGGGAGAATGCCGTATCCGGGGCTTTGAACAAAGAAGGTTATCCGGTGGGAAGTTTCTGGGCGTTTAAATTTGCGGGTCTGAACCCGAACAATGGAGCTCCCCAGTTTGATTTCTCTCGGGCAAATACAACGACGGCTGAAAAGGATGCTTCGGAATATATGGTTTACATGGGGACACGCGAACCGACATTTACCTTGGGGATTAACATGGTTTTCCGTTGGAAACGTTTCTCATTCCCCTTGAATTTCTATATCAGTAGAGGAAATTATGAATTCTTGGATTCCCCTTACGAAAACGGGTATATGATGTTAAGTGAATATCAGAATGCCTCTACTCAATTAAAGGATCGTTGGCGGAAACCGGGAGACGAGAAATACACGGATATCCCGTCGATTCCCGTGGGAGATAACTGTCGTCCGTTACGTCCGTTTGTAAATTCTGATGATACGATTTATCCTTTGGAAGCGTGGGCCTATTCTAATGTTCGGGTGGTGAACGCGTGGTATATTCGTTTCAATGATTTTCAATTTTCCTATAACTTACCGGATAAATGGATTAAAGGGTTTGCGAAAAGCGTGACATTATCTTTTTCAGCCACAAATCCCCTACAAATTAAAAGTAAAGATTTTAAAGGACGGGATCCGGAAGTTGCCTTGGGACAACAACCTCGTTCTCAAGATTTTTCGCTTGGTGTGAAATTGAGTTTTTAA
- a CDS encoding MmcQ/YjbR family DNA-binding protein: MNIEEFREYCLSLKGVHEKMPFPNVPDKYSQDVLCFYVASKWFCFVNIEVFDFCCIKCNPDEMEELRATYTGIKPGWHMNKKHWISVYFNQDVPDKEIKELVKKSYDIIVRSLTKKEREALVNSEE, encoded by the coding sequence ATGAACATCGAAGAATTCAGAGAATATTGCTTGTCATTGAAAGGGGTACACGAGAAGATGCCCTTCCCGAATGTTCCCGATAAATACAGCCAAGACGTTCTATGTTTTTACGTGGCAAGCAAATGGTTCTGCTTTGTAAATATCGAAGTATTTGATTTTTGCTGTATCAAATGCAATCCAGATGAAATGGAAGAATTACGAGCCACGTACACGGGCATAAAACCCGGATGGCACATGAATAAAAAACACTGGATCAGCGTTTATTTTAACCAAGACGTACCAGACAAGGAAATCAAAGAGCTGGTCAAAAAATCCTACGACATTATAGTCAGAAGCCTGACAAAGAAAGAACGGGAGGCATTAGTAAATTCCGAGGAATAA
- a CDS encoding sigma-70 family RNA polymerase sigma factor, protein MPSSEERKQFESVYLDYFQAIHDFCNSFLKNGELARDLAQDTFFALWNNFNPAYTEKEILSFLYTTARNKCFDQLRLQKVVENKIRDLKDTIYSDTFFLDEITRNETYRIIRESINKLPDRSRQIALLTLQGYSTQEIADQLEVSINTIKTLKKNVYAKLREIIKNQYVILLLLKYFI, encoded by the coding sequence ATGCCATCGTCAGAAGAAAGAAAGCAATTTGAGTCTGTATATCTTGATTATTTTCAAGCTATACATGATTTTTGTAATTCTTTTTTGAAGAATGGGGAATTAGCGCGTGATCTTGCACAAGATACTTTTTTTGCCCTTTGGAATAATTTTAATCCAGCTTATACTGAAAAAGAAATTCTCTCTTTTCTCTATACGACAGCCCGTAATAAATGCTTCGACCAATTACGGCTTCAGAAAGTGGTAGAAAATAAAATTAGAGATTTAAAGGATACTATTTATTCCGACACGTTCTTTTTGGATGAAATTACCCGAAATGAAACGTATCGTATTATTCGAGAATCAATAAATAAATTACCGGATCGATCTCGTCAGATTGCCTTACTGACTCTTCAAGGTTATTCTACTCAAGAAATTGCCGATCAGCTAGAAGTTTCGATCAATACCATAAAGACATTGAAAAAAAATGTTTATGCAAAATTGAGGGAAATCATTAAAAATCAGTATGTAATCCTATTGTTGCTAAAATATTTTATCTAA
- a CDS encoding 1-deoxy-D-xylulose-5-phosphate synthase, translated as MYLENINSPEDVKRLSIENLNILADEIRHALLTKLSAHGGHIGPNLGMVEATIALHYVFNSPVDKIVYDVSHQSYAHKMLTGRKDAFLHAEEYDEVTGYTNPRESKHDFFTIGHTSTSVSLACGLAKARDLKGDRENIIAVIGDGSLSGGEAYEGLSNAGETGTNLIVVVNDNEMSIAENHGGLYQNLKALRDSDGQAPCNFFKSLGLDYIYVKNGNDITALIHAFTRVKNVSRPVVVHIHTLKGKGYTPAETYKERYHWGMPFNLETGQPLSDGGNTEDYCNLTGKFLLEQMQKDPTVVAISSGTPAVIGFNPERRQQAGKQFVDVGIAEEHAVALASGIAANGGRPVYGVYSTFIQRCYDQLSQDLCINRNPAVISVFLGGSAGMNDETHLGFFDIPLISNIPNIVYLAPTCKEEYFAMLEWGIKQTTHPVAVRVPGPVVIESGETFDSDYSELNRYKITCQGERVAIIALGNFYPLGESVRRKLQEATGVQATLINPRYITGLDKQMLEDLKANHQLVITLEDGVLDGGFGEKIARYYGDSEMKVKNYGLKKEFADRFVLEELLKENHLTDTQITNEIREIIDKKQD; from the coding sequence ATGTATCTAGAAAACATTAACTCTCCGGAAGACGTGAAACGTCTTTCCATTGAAAATTTAAATATACTGGCGGATGAGATTCGCCACGCTTTACTAACCAAACTAAGCGCTCATGGCGGACATATCGGTCCTAACCTGGGAATGGTTGAGGCCACGATAGCCCTACACTACGTGTTCAACTCGCCAGTGGACAAAATCGTGTATGATGTGTCGCATCAAAGTTATGCCCACAAGATGTTAACCGGACGTAAGGATGCCTTTCTTCACGCGGAAGAGTACGACGAGGTAACCGGTTATACCAACCCACGGGAAAGCAAGCACGATTTCTTCACGATCGGTCACACGTCAACTTCTGTGAGTCTTGCCTGCGGGTTAGCCAAAGCCAGAGACCTGAAGGGAGATCGTGAAAATATTATCGCCGTGATCGGTGACGGTTCTCTAAGTGGTGGAGAGGCCTATGAAGGATTAAGTAATGCGGGAGAAACAGGTACCAATTTGATCGTGGTGGTCAACGATAATGAAATGTCTATTGCCGAAAATCATGGTGGTTTGTATCAGAACTTGAAAGCCTTGAGAGACTCTGACGGGCAAGCGCCTTGCAATTTTTTCAAGTCTCTCGGGCTTGATTACATCTACGTGAAAAACGGTAACGACATTACCGCTTTGATACACGCCTTCACACGGGTAAAAAACGTTTCTCGTCCCGTGGTCGTGCATATCCACACGCTAAAAGGGAAGGGATACACTCCTGCGGAAACCTACAAAGAAAGATACCACTGGGGTATGCCGTTCAACCTAGAGACCGGACAACCGTTATCTGACGGGGGGAACACGGAAGATTATTGTAATCTGACAGGAAAATTCCTACTGGAACAAATGCAAAAAGACCCTACCGTGGTGGCTATTTCCTCGGGAACACCCGCGGTAATCGGTTTTAATCCCGAACGCAGACAACAAGCCGGAAAACAATTTGTAGATGTGGGGATCGCCGAGGAACATGCTGTAGCCCTCGCATCCGGAATCGCTGCCAATGGAGGGAGACCCGTGTACGGTGTTTACAGCACGTTTATCCAGCGGTGCTATGACCAATTGTCACAAGATCTGTGTATCAACCGGAACCCGGCAGTCATTTCGGTGTTCCTTGGCGGCTCTGCCGGGATGAATGATGAAACACACCTCGGATTCTTTGATATTCCACTTATCAGCAATATACCGAATATCGTGTACTTGGCCCCGACTTGCAAAGAGGAATATTTCGCCATGCTGGAATGGGGTATCAAACAAACAACGCACCCTGTTGCCGTTCGTGTTCCGGGACCGGTTGTCATCGAAAGCGGTGAAACCTTTGACTCGGATTACAGCGAATTAAACCGTTATAAAATTACCTGTCAAGGGGAACGGGTGGCCATCATCGCGCTTGGAAATTTCTACCCGCTGGGAGAGTCCGTGCGTCGAAAGTTGCAAGAGGCAACCGGAGTCCAAGCCACACTGATAAATCCTCGTTATATCACGGGACTTGACAAACAGATGCTGGAAGATTTAAAGGCTAATCACCAGCTGGTGATCACGCTGGAAGACGGTGTACTGGATGGAGGTTTCGGGGAAAAGATTGCCCGCTATTACGGGGATTCCGAGATGAAGGTCAAGAACTACGGTCTGAAGAAAGAATTTGCCGATCGCTTTGTTCTGGAAGAACTATTAAAAGAAAATCATCTAACAGACACGCAGATCACGAATGAGATTCGGGAAATCATAGATAAAAAACAAGACTAA
- a CDS encoding flavodoxin family protein, translating to MAKRILILSSSPRKGGNSDTLCDEFLRGAKEAGNDVEKIFLRDKKINYCTGCSTCSLHHKPCPQKDDAAEIIDKMVAADVIVMATPVYFYTMSAQMKTLIDRCCGLYTEMNDKEFYFIVTAAEDDKEKMMRTVDTFQGFLDCLENPTIKGVVFGLGVWHVGEIKGNPAMQEAYETGKRV from the coding sequence ATGGCAAAAAGAATTTTAATCCTTTCTTCCAGTCCTCGAAAAGGCGGAAACTCCGACACCTTGTGCGACGAATTTCTGCGGGGAGCTAAAGAAGCGGGAAATGACGTTGAAAAGATTTTCTTACGAGATAAAAAGATTAATTACTGCACGGGATGCAGCACGTGTAGCCTGCATCATAAACCTTGCCCGCAAAAGGATGATGCCGCGGAGATCATTGACAAGATGGTGGCTGCAGATGTTATCGTCATGGCAACACCCGTCTATTTCTACACGATGAGTGCCCAGATGAAAACCTTGATTGACCGGTGCTGTGGTCTCTACACGGAAATGAACGACAAAGAGTTCTATTTTATCGTCACGGCGGCAGAAGATGATAAAGAAAAAATGATGCGCACCGTGGACACGTTCCAAGGATTTCTTGATTGCCTAGAGAATCCTACCATCAAAGGGGTGGTCTTCGGACTAGGCGTATGGCACGTCGGAGAAATCAAAGGAAACCCGGCTATGCAGGAAGCATACGAAACAGGAAAACGAGTATAA
- a CDS encoding FecR family protein, giving the protein MKHQIEERMDLARQFAKRLMDSEADCKDLEQGLEENPKLKELYDDIATNLHSVNYERTDRQEWIDFQNKFLSRPSRHRNLIVRYAVVASVCIAVLTVLLIYRSRQENVPVQISSVTNLPTISVNDKVYTLDSTGIGQFLQQNHVGVQQIDKELAYVVDSLVPVEQEWHTIRVPRQGEFTLALADGSRVHLNTNTVLRYLVPFSDTTREVWIEGEAFFEVAPDKKKPFVVHFEDNNVTVLGTKFNISCYKERPSCATLLSGSVRLSNLHDSVILRPGQEGIISSTQKQIMVQDADVKVTTAWLNNRFYFKGLPLSEIMETLCDWYDLEVQFDQKSTGDMLFSIETKRYEDIDSVLRILESTRKVSFKRKNQLIEIKSNL; this is encoded by the coding sequence ATGAAGCATCAAATTGAAGAACGAATGGATTTAGCCAGACAATTTGCTAAACGTCTGATGGACTCGGAAGCAGATTGTAAAGATCTCGAACAAGGATTGGAGGAAAATCCGAAGTTAAAAGAGTTGTACGATGATATTGCGACGAATCTTCATTCTGTTAATTACGAACGGACTGATCGGCAGGAATGGATAGATTTTCAAAACAAATTTTTATCTCGGCCTAGTCGTCATCGGAACTTGATAGTACGCTATGCGGTAGTTGCCTCAGTATGTATTGCGGTGCTGACTGTATTACTGATATATCGCTCTCGGCAGGAGAATGTACCTGTGCAGATTTCTTCTGTAACGAATCTTCCCACCATTTCTGTAAATGATAAAGTTTATACTTTGGACTCTACCGGAATTGGGCAATTTTTACAACAAAATCATGTCGGGGTACAACAAATTGATAAAGAATTGGCTTATGTGGTTGACAGTCTTGTTCCGGTCGAGCAAGAGTGGCATACGATTCGGGTACCGAGACAGGGCGAATTTACTCTTGCGTTAGCCGATGGTAGTCGTGTCCATTTGAATACCAATACCGTCTTGCGTTATCTGGTTCCTTTTTCCGATACAACTCGTGAGGTTTGGATCGAGGGAGAGGCATTTTTTGAGGTCGCTCCGGATAAGAAAAAGCCTTTCGTTGTTCATTTTGAAGATAATAACGTAACGGTATTAGGGACAAAGTTTAATATCTCTTGTTACAAAGAAAGACCGAGTTGTGCAACATTGTTAAGTGGTTCCGTTCGGTTGAGTAATTTACATGATTCCGTTATACTCCGGCCTGGCCAAGAGGGAATTATTTCTTCAACTCAAAAGCAGATTATGGTACAAGATGCAGACGTGAAGGTGACAACGGCTTGGCTTAATAATCGTTTTTACTTTAAAGGTCTTCCTCTGTCCGAGATCATGGAGACGTTATGTGATTGGTATGATCTGGAAGTTCAATTTGACCAAAAAAGTACGGGTGATATGCTGTTTTCGATTGAGACTAAACGTTATGAAGACATAGACAGTGTCTTGAGAATTCTTGAGAGTACTAGAAAAGTAAGCTTTAAACGAAAAAATCAGCTAATAGAAATAAAAAGTAATTTATAA
- a CDS encoding RagB/SusD family nutrient uptake outer membrane protein, giving the protein MKGKICSLISVLFLTGCSDFLEERSQDEVRPSMVNDLEQILLGDGYQESNFYYATEIFTDNVESVGAQSAAEKSQHDKEKWLYMWRDNMFDEDGGGYDVRFWEAPYSSILGCNLVLDYLDDMKGDDDMRESIRGEALTLRAWYYLHLVNFFGIAYNQGNPEVDLGVPLKLDATVTGDFFARNTVKEVYEQIEKDLLEGNRLLSTYEYKRNFFRIDHLAAKAILSRMYLYMENWDKALAYADSVLMVKPDLFDMNSISLSRPNSSTASVYSTETPDEIIWGREYDRGFEVPGASLPPFSISSDLGGLYVKGEWANLVGRTVEDLRALYFYWKIDIMGNRAWKRIGITKGKGDLGGFQGIRTAELYLNRAEAYAQKFIIEGNDTYREAALADLNMLRKNRFNKEFYKEIDVVDKEELLDYCLTERRRELCGETNHRWCDLRRYGKTVKHVLVESELQEFEQNMSLFALPIPEDVLKQNPNLKQN; this is encoded by the coding sequence ATGAAAGGAAAAATATGTTCATTAATATCAGTTTTGTTTCTTACAGGATGTAGTGACTTTCTGGAGGAAAGAAGCCAGGATGAGGTTCGCCCTTCTATGGTAAATGATTTAGAGCAGATTCTGTTGGGAGACGGGTACCAGGAGAGTAATTTTTATTATGCCACGGAGATTTTTACCGATAACGTGGAGAGCGTGGGGGCACAGAGTGCGGCAGAGAAATCACAACATGATAAGGAAAAATGGCTGTATATGTGGCGTGATAATATGTTTGACGAAGATGGCGGAGGATATGATGTAAGATTTTGGGAAGCGCCTTATTCCAGCATCTTGGGGTGTAATTTAGTATTGGATTACCTGGATGATATGAAGGGGGACGATGATATGCGGGAAAGTATAAGGGGAGAGGCCTTGACTTTAAGGGCATGGTATTATCTTCATTTAGTGAACTTTTTCGGAATAGCCTACAATCAGGGAAATCCGGAAGTGGACTTGGGAGTTCCATTGAAATTGGATGCCACGGTAACGGGAGATTTTTTTGCTCGTAACACGGTGAAAGAAGTGTACGAACAGATTGAAAAAGATTTGTTGGAAGGAAATCGTTTATTAAGCACTTACGAGTATAAACGCAACTTTTTCAGAATAGATCATTTAGCCGCAAAGGCAATTCTGTCACGGATGTATTTATATATGGAAAACTGGGATAAAGCCTTGGCCTATGCTGATTCCGTGTTGATGGTTAAACCGGATTTATTTGATATGAATTCTATTTCATTGAGTAGACCTAACTCTTCGACTGCAAGCGTGTATTCAACAGAAACTCCGGATGAAATCATTTGGGGACGGGAATACGACCGTGGTTTTGAAGTGCCTGGTGCATCCTTACCGCCATTCAGCATTTCTTCGGACTTGGGTGGCTTGTATGTGAAAGGCGAATGGGCAAATTTAGTGGGCCGTACGGTGGAAGATTTGCGGGCTCTTTATTTTTATTGGAAGATCGATATCATGGGGAATAGAGCTTGGAAACGTATCGGGATCACGAAAGGTAAAGGTGATCTTGGTGGGTTCCAAGGAATACGGACGGCAGAATTATATTTGAACCGGGCAGAAGCTTATGCTCAAAAGTTTATCATTGAGGGTAATGATACCTATCGAGAGGCTGCGCTAGCTGATTTGAATATGCTACGGAAAAATCGTTTCAATAAAGAATTTTACAAAGAAATAGATGTGGTTGATAAAGAAGAGTTGTTGGATTATTGTTTGACCGAGAGACGTCGGGAATTGTGTGGGGAAACCAACCATCGCTGGTGTGACTTGCGGCGTTACGGGAAAACGGTGAAACACGTGTTGGTGGAAAGTGAATTGCAGGAATTCGAGCAAAATATGAGCCTTTTTGCTCTACCGATACCGGAAGATGTGTTAAAACAGAATCCGAACTTGAAACAAAACTAA